The Pelistega ratti genome window below encodes:
- a CDS encoding glycosyltransferase, producing MATKSDKKTICLNMIVKNESAIIERCLDSLINQIDYWVIIDTGSTDNTQQIIKDYMQKHNILGELVERPWVNFSHNRSEALELAEDKADYILLCDADMVLEVIDPKWKSELKGDPSYLVVQKNNTLRYHNIRLVNGRLKGRERFRYWGATHEYCDSIDGNNSSAFIRGIEFADYQDGGAKNDKFVRDIRLLTEEINRLKALENATEEEKNNAMEVGLWHRREGLIQRCTFYLAQTWRDLEENQQALETYKQRVALGGWVEEIYYSLLQIALLKIKLNNSLDDIHQAFLEAYEYRPQRAESLYFLARHLRLNNRIKLAYIYALTAVNIPKNEDRLFINYEAYGWQAKDELAVAAYWVENYQLCYDLCLELLDNPSIPERDKQRFKENLKFAEEKLALKQ from the coding sequence GATTGTCAAAAATGAATCAGCCATTATTGAACGCTGCTTAGATTCATTGATTAACCAAATTGATTATTGGGTCATTATCGATACAGGCTCCACAGATAATACACAACAAATTATCAAAGATTATATGCAGAAACATAATATTCTGGGGGAATTGGTGGAGCGCCCTTGGGTTAATTTCTCCCATAATCGTAGTGAAGCATTGGAATTAGCTGAAGATAAAGCGGATTATATTTTATTGTGCGATGCCGATATGGTTTTAGAAGTTATTGATCCTAAGTGGAAATCAGAATTAAAAGGCGATCCTTCTTATTTAGTTGTGCAAAAAAATAATACATTAAGATACCATAATATTAGATTAGTAAATGGTCGATTAAAAGGAAGAGAGCGTTTTCGCTATTGGGGCGCTACGCACGAATATTGTGATTCTATTGATGGGAATAATTCTTCTGCCTTTATAAGGGGAATTGAATTTGCAGATTATCAAGATGGTGGGGCAAAAAATGATAAATTTGTGCGTGATATAAGATTACTTACCGAAGAAATTAATCGACTCAAAGCATTGGAAAATGCGACTGAAGAAGAAAAAAATAATGCAATGGAAGTTGGGTTATGGCACCGCAGAGAAGGGTTAATTCAGCGTTGTACATTTTATTTGGCTCAAACTTGGCGTGATTTAGAAGAAAACCAACAGGCATTAGAAACATATAAACAGCGTGTAGCACTTGGTGGTTGGGTGGAAGAAATTTATTATTCATTACTACAAATAGCACTGCTAAAAATTAAATTAAATAATTCTTTAGATGATATTCATCAGGCATTTTTAGAGGCTTATGAATATCGTCCCCAACGAGCAGAAAGTCTCTATTTTTTAGCTCGTCATTTACGTTTAAATAATCGTATTAAATTAGCTTATATTTATGCTTTGACAGCAGTGAACATACCCAAAAATGAAGATCGATTGTTTATTAATTATGAGGCTTATGGTTGGCAAGCAAAAGATGAATTAGCAGTTGCTGCCTATTGGGTGGAAAATTATCAGCTTTGTTATGATTTATGTCTTGAATTACTTGATAATCCTTCTATTCCTGAAAGAGATAAGCAACGTTTTAAAGAAAATCTTAAGTTTGCAGAAGAAAAATTAGCTCTAAAACAGTAA
- a CDS encoding ABC transporter substrate-binding protein, producing MKILKKVVLASSLAVFSLHAQASEKVTVLLDWFVNPDHAPLVIAQQKGFFKEQGLAVEMVEPADPSMPPKLVAAGKADMAVTYQPQLHMQIDEGLPLTRVATLVDNPLNSVVVLDKSDIQSIKDLKGKKVGFSVGGFEEVLLGAMLNYHGLSLKDVELINVNWSLSPSLITQKTDAVIGAFRNFELNQMDIEQHPGRAFFVEEHGVPVYEELILVVNNKDRNQTDKWKRFNQALTQAVQYIHQDTEQAWHDFISYKPAVLDTELNRRAWKDTLPYLTKEPAKLVEKRYADFAEFMHQQSLIKKVLPVESYAIAP from the coding sequence ATGAAAATTTTAAAAAAAGTTGTATTAGCCAGTAGTTTAGCGGTATTTTCTCTTCATGCACAAGCGAGTGAGAAAGTAACTGTTTTATTGGATTGGTTTGTTAATCCTGACCATGCCCCTTTAGTGATTGCACAACAAAAGGGTTTTTTTAAAGAACAAGGACTTGCGGTTGAAATGGTTGAGCCTGCTGATCCCTCTATGCCACCTAAATTAGTGGCTGCAGGTAAAGCTGATATGGCGGTAACTTATCAACCACAATTACATATGCAAATTGATGAGGGATTGCCTTTAACGCGTGTAGCAACATTAGTAGATAATCCATTGAATTCTGTAGTGGTATTGGATAAGAGTGATATCCAGTCTATTAAGGATTTAAAAGGAAAAAAAGTTGGTTTTTCTGTAGGTGGTTTTGAAGAAGTGCTTCTTGGTGCTATGTTGAACTATCATGGTTTATCATTAAAAGATGTTGAGTTAATTAATGTGAATTGGTCTTTATCCCCTTCTTTAATTACTCAAAAAACAGATGCGGTAATCGGTGCTTTTCGTAATTTTGAATTGAATCAAATGGATATAGAGCAGCATCCGGGACGAGCATTTTTTGTAGAAGAACATGGTGTTCCTGTGTATGAGGAATTAATTTTGGTTGTAAATAATAAAGATAGAAACCAAACGGATAAATGGAAGCGTTTTAATCAGGCATTAACGCAAGCTGTACAATATATTCACCAAGATACAGAGCAGGCATGGCATGATTTTATTAGCTATAAACCCGCAGTATTAGATACTGAGCTTAATCGCCGTGCATGGAAAGATACTTTACCGTATTTAACCAAAGAGCCTGCTAAATTAGTAGAAAAGCGTTATGCTGATTTTGCAGAGTTTATGCATCAACAATCATTGATTAAAAAAGTACTGCCTGTTGAGAGCTATGCAATAGCACCTTAA
- a CDS encoding ABC transporter permease, with protein sequence MLMHRFIRLLIIATGLLVFWQGIIWITHVPRFILPSPFDVYMVLTERYALIAEHTLTTAIEIILGLLLGSTAGFLSALLLQAVRAIRPWLMPVLVISQAIPVFALAPILMLWFGYGMVSKVIMASLIIFFPVTAACYDGLRQTPRTWLYLAQTMQASAWQQLRYIRLPASLPSLASGLRVAASIAPIGAIVGEWVGSSSGLGYLMLQANARMQVDVMFACLFVLAVMALLVYFSMDYILRKSIPWAGK encoded by the coding sequence ATGCTAATGCACCGTTTTATTCGTTTGTTAATTATTGCGACTGGGTTATTAGTTTTCTGGCAAGGGATTATATGGATTACTCATGTCCCTCGATTTATTCTACCAAGCCCTTTTGATGTCTATATGGTTTTAACAGAGCGTTATGCGCTTATTGCTGAACATACTTTAACAACTGCAATCGAAATTATCCTTGGGCTTTTATTAGGTAGTACAGCTGGTTTTTTGAGTGCTTTATTATTACAGGCGGTGCGAGCGATCCGTCCGTGGTTAATGCCTGTTTTAGTTATCAGCCAAGCTATTCCTGTTTTTGCTTTAGCGCCTATATTGATGCTATGGTTTGGGTATGGCATGGTTTCCAAGGTCATTATGGCGAGTTTGATAATCTTTTTCCCCGTAACGGCGGCATGTTATGATGGTTTACGGCAAACACCTCGTACATGGTTGTACCTTGCACAGACTATGCAAGCGAGTGCATGGCAACAATTACGTTATATTCGGTTACCAGCCTCTTTACCTTCATTAGCATCAGGTTTGCGTGTGGCTGCTTCTATTGCACCTATTGGGGCGATTGTAGGGGAGTGGGTAGGTTCTAGTTCAGGACTTGGTTATTTAATGTTGCAAGCCAATGCAAGAATGCAAGTAGATGTGATGTTTGCTTGCCTTTTTGTTTTAGCCGTCATGGCATTACTTGTCTATTTTAGTATGGATTATATTTTGCGTAAAAGTATCCCATGGGCAGGAAAATAG
- a CDS encoding ABC transporter ATP-binding protein, which translates to MKVTGILLQEVGLQYEQTVLFNGVSAHFSAGKWHSILGASGIGKSSLLKAIAGLLEKEQLIGTIQADDGNDLHHRIAWMAQDDLLLPWLTVIENVYLGYHLRQEKSDFIKAKALDLLAKVGLAAFAQRMPYQLSGGQRQRVALARTLMEEKPIVLMDEPFSALDAVTRLQLQQLFVQLLRDKTVLLITHDPLEALRLSQEVWLMQHKSPFLSSIVQLDSTTPRQLDDHKVLFWQNQLLTLMESETLLC; encoded by the coding sequence ATGAAAGTAACCGGTATCTTATTACAGGAAGTAGGTTTGCAATATGAACAGACAGTTCTTTTTAATGGGGTATCGGCTCATTTTTCGGCAGGAAAATGGCATAGTATTCTGGGTGCTTCAGGCATAGGAAAGAGTAGCTTACTAAAAGCGATAGCTGGTTTATTAGAAAAAGAACAATTAATAGGAACTATCCAAGCAGATGATGGTAATGATTTGCATCATCGTATTGCTTGGATGGCGCAAGATGATTTGCTTTTACCTTGGCTAACAGTTATTGAAAATGTTTATTTAGGCTATCACTTACGACAAGAGAAGTCTGATTTTATAAAAGCTAAAGCCTTAGATCTATTAGCGAAAGTGGGTTTGGCTGCTTTTGCACAACGAATGCCTTATCAATTGTCAGGGGGGCAACGACAGCGAGTGGCACTTGCTCGTACCTTAATGGAAGAAAAGCCTATTGTGCTAATGGATGAACCCTTTTCGGCTTTAGATGCGGTAACACGACTACAATTACAACAACTATTTGTACAGTTATTAAGAGATAAGACAGTATTATTAATAACGCATGATCCATTAGAAGCCTTACGATTAAGTCAAGAGGTCTGGCTAATGCAACATAAGTCGCCATTTCTTTCTTCGATTGTACAGTTAGATTCAACAACCCCAAGGCAACTTGATGATCATAAGGTGTTATTTTGGCAGAATCAGCTCTTAACCTTGATGGAGAGTGAGACATTATTATGCTAA
- a CDS encoding DASS family sodium-coupled anion symporter yields MNTPKEPFFAPGKFPFGLLAGFIALIVILLLPTPDGLTIAGHRALAILIFAVVVWITEAISYEASSIIILGLIIFLVGLSPSINPNAAVGTLWGTKESLSLALGGFSNAALALVAAALFLAACMTYTGLDRRIALTTMNLVGTSTKSIFIGTVLVTIILSLVVPSATARSAAMIPVILGIIAAFGVDKRSNLAAGLMIVVAQSISIWNVGIQTAAAQNLLTVGFMESKLGERVAWVNWFIAGVPWSIIMSVVLVIITMKFFPPEVKGLQGGQETVRKQIAELGAMTSAQKRLLLVTLALICVWATEGKLHNYSTTATTTVALAILLLPKIGVISWKDIQSRVPWGTVIVFGVGISLGTTILQTQAGDWLGSQIISKTGLDAFGPLVVFAILAAFLIVIHLGFASATALSSSMIPIMISLIEKLPGDINRIGMTMVLGFVISYGFILPINAPQNMVCLGTETFNAKQFAKVGIAITLVGYLLMLVFAGTYWKWLGIL; encoded by the coding sequence ATGAATACACCAAAAGAACCATTCTTTGCACCGGGGAAGTTTCCCTTTGGTTTGTTAGCTGGGTTTATTGCATTAATCGTTATTCTTTTACTCCCTACCCCTGACGGCTTAACTATTGCGGGTCATCGAGCGTTGGCAATTTTGATTTTTGCGGTAGTAGTGTGGATTACCGAAGCGATTTCGTATGAAGCTAGTTCCATTATTATATTAGGTTTAATTATCTTTCTAGTTGGCTTATCGCCTAGTATTAATCCTAACGCAGCGGTAGGTACTTTATGGGGAACAAAAGAATCTTTATCGTTAGCCTTAGGTGGTTTTAGTAATGCCGCTTTAGCATTGGTGGCGGCGGCATTATTTTTAGCTGCTTGCATGACTTATACTGGTTTAGATAGAAGAATTGCATTAACAACCATGAATCTGGTCGGTACAAGTACAAAATCTATTTTTATTGGTACGGTATTGGTAACAATTATATTGAGTCTTGTTGTCCCAAGTGCGACTGCCCGTAGTGCTGCCATGATACCGGTGATTTTGGGTATTATTGCTGCTTTTGGTGTGGATAAACGTTCTAATTTGGCTGCAGGCTTAATGATTGTGGTAGCACAGAGTATCAGTATATGGAATGTGGGTATCCAGACAGCGGCAGCACAAAACTTATTAACAGTAGGTTTTATGGAGAGTAAGCTTGGCGAACGTGTCGCATGGGTAAATTGGTTTATCGCCGGTGTGCCATGGTCTATTATCATGTCAGTTGTACTTGTCATTATCACAATGAAATTCTTTCCTCCAGAAGTGAAAGGGCTTCAAGGTGGTCAGGAAACGGTCAGAAAACAAATTGCAGAATTAGGTGCAATGACTTCTGCACAAAAACGTTTATTGCTTGTTACACTAGCTCTGATTTGTGTTTGGGCAACAGAAGGTAAATTACATAATTACAGTACAACGGCAACGACAACGGTGGCTTTGGCGATTTTACTTTTACCTAAAATTGGTGTTATTAGCTGGAAAGATATTCAAAGTCGAGTACCTTGGGGAACAGTCATTGTGTTTGGTGTGGGTATTAGCTTAGGAACAACGATTCTTCAAACACAAGCGGGGGATTGGCTAGGGTCTCAAATTATTAGTAAAACAGGATTAGATGCTTTTGGGCCTTTAGTAGTTTTTGCAATATTGGCAGCATTTTTGATTGTTATTCACCTTGGTTTTGCAAGTGCCACGGCGCTTTCTTCTTCGATGATTCCTATAATGATTTCTTTAATAGAAAAACTTCCCGGTGATATTAATCGTATTGGCATGACAATGGTATTAGGCTTTGTGATTAGTTATGGGTTTATTCTTCCTATTAATGCTCCACAAAATATGGTTTGTTTAGGGACAGAAACATTTAATGCGAAGCAATTTGCTAAGGTGGGGATAGCGATTACTCTTGTTGGGTATCTTCTAATGCTGGTATTTGCAGGTACTTACTGGAAATGGTTGGGAATCTTATAG
- a CDS encoding DsbC family protein: protein MKLIKKLTLFSLFLGSAVMAAETDTIKKNLEKAFDINIESVEPTKYPNIYEVVTDETILYTDKAGTYILAGNLIDTQSKVDLTETKIKQLSLKDIEALPLNKAIKRVNGNGERKIITFEDPNCHYCKRLYGELDKIDNASIYTFIVPILGRDSVKKANNIWCSSDPNVTWANWMHKGETPESAKECDAPIPDALAVSRKFQMRGTPMILLGNGERFNGFVNASMIEEALKK from the coding sequence ATGAAATTAATCAAAAAATTAACCCTATTCAGTCTTTTTTTAGGTTCTGCAGTGATGGCAGCAGAAACAGATACCATCAAGAAAAATTTAGAGAAAGCTTTTGATATCAATATTGAGAGTGTAGAACCGACTAAGTATCCTAATATTTATGAGGTAGTAACGGATGAAACTATCCTTTATACCGATAAAGCAGGGACATATATTTTGGCAGGTAATTTGATTGATACTCAGAGTAAAGTAGATTTAACTGAAACCAAAATAAAACAGTTAAGTCTAAAGGATATAGAGGCATTGCCTTTGAATAAAGCGATTAAGCGTGTTAATGGTAACGGTGAGCGAAAAATTATTACCTTTGAAGATCCTAATTGTCACTATTGTAAACGTTTATATGGAGAACTCGATAAAATTGATAATGCCTCAATCTATACGTTTATTGTGCCAATTTTAGGTAGAGACTCTGTGAAAAAGGCAAATAATATTTGGTGCTCTTCTGATCCAAATGTAACTTGGGCAAACTGGATGCATAAAGGTGAAACACCAGAATCGGCAAAAGAGTGTGATGCACCCATTCCTGATGCATTAGCAGTATCGAGAAAATTCCAAATGCGAGGAACACCAATGATTTTATTAGGTAATGGTGAACGTTTTAATGGTTTTGTCAATGCATCAATGATTGAAGAAGCCTTAAAAAAATAA
- a CDS encoding murein transglycosylase A — MKKLLLCSAVLLAACSTRSDYADYQGVADESIDIYAPLNIPASDVFKTTPSRTLNAQYQAVNWGDLPGWSQEDGENIWLALVNNCRGLMRPISGSLTIPARATPQVWYPVCQAVAQKGVNVDGQEAKNFLQQYLQPWAVIGSQGSQGLVTGYYEPIVNGSRSRDGVYQWPMYAPPSDLLTIDLGKVYPELAGKRIRGKVVDNKVVPYDTRAEIEQRTDKPPVIAWLDDPVEAFFLQVQGSGRVQLTDGSSFRLAYADHNGRQYSSIGKWLADKGELPVQQASMQNIKKWAQQNPDRVPEMLNSNQAMVFFREERIRDQIAGPKGAYGIPLIAQHAIAVDPTYVPLGSPVFLATTQPNSNEPLQRVVFAQDTGAAIKGAARADFFWGSGDQAGQMAGRMKQQGKMWILWPREAGSPSAR, encoded by the coding sequence ATGAAAAAATTATTGCTATGTAGTGCTGTGTTGTTGGCTGCGTGTTCAACACGTTCAGATTATGCGGATTATCAAGGGGTAGCCGATGAGAGTATAGATATTTATGCCCCACTTAATATCCCTGCTAGTGATGTGTTTAAAACTACGCCTTCTCGAACACTTAATGCACAGTATCAGGCGGTAAATTGGGGAGATTTACCGGGATGGTCTCAAGAAGATGGTGAAAATATTTGGTTAGCATTGGTGAATAATTGCCGAGGGTTAATGCGACCGATATCAGGTTCTTTGACAATTCCTGCAAGAGCTACCCCTCAAGTATGGTACCCTGTTTGCCAAGCGGTGGCTCAAAAGGGGGTAAATGTTGATGGACAAGAAGCGAAAAACTTTTTACAACAATACTTACAGCCTTGGGCAGTAATAGGTAGTCAGGGCTCTCAGGGTTTGGTGACGGGTTATTATGAGCCTATTGTTAATGGCTCTCGTTCAAGAGATGGTGTCTATCAATGGCCAATGTATGCCCCTCCTTCTGATTTATTAACGATTGATTTAGGTAAGGTTTACCCTGAATTAGCAGGTAAGCGTATCCGAGGAAAAGTTGTTGATAATAAGGTTGTTCCTTATGATACGCGTGCAGAAATTGAACAACGTACAGATAAACCACCTGTCATTGCTTGGTTAGATGATCCTGTTGAAGCGTTTTTCTTACAAGTACAAGGATCTGGTCGAGTACAGCTGACAGATGGTTCTTCTTTCCGTCTTGCTTATGCCGATCATAATGGCAGACAGTATTCCTCAATTGGGAAATGGTTAGCCGATAAAGGTGAGCTTCCTGTGCAACAAGCCTCTATGCAGAATATTAAAAAATGGGCGCAACAGAATCCTGATCGTGTTCCTGAGATGTTAAATAGTAATCAGGCAATGGTATTTTTTAGGGAAGAGCGTATTCGTGATCAAATTGCTGGACCTAAAGGGGCTTATGGTATTCCATTGATTGCTCAGCACGCTATTGCCGTTGATCCAACCTATGTCCCATTAGGTAGTCCTGTATTTTTAGCGACAACTCAGCCTAATAGTAATGAGCCGCTACAACGTGTGGTATTTGCACAAGATACGGGGGCTGCTATTAAAGGGGCTGCTCGAGCAGACTTTTTCTGGGGAAGTGGTGATCAGGCAGGGCAAATGGCAGGTCGTATGAAGCAACAAGGTAAAATGTGGATTTTATGGCCAAGAGAAGCAGGATCGCCTAGTGCTAGATAA
- the rpe gene encoding ribulose-phosphate 3-epimerase, which yields MTVNHDIRIAPSILSADFARLGQEVQDVIAAGADWIHFDVMDNHYVPNLTIGPMVCQAIRPYTQAPIDVHLMVEPVDSLIPMFAKAGANIITFHPEASKHIDRSLALIRDHGCQAGLVFNPATSLHYLDYVMDKIDIILLMSVNPGFGGQSFIPATLDKIRATRQRIQDHQAKGGQPIRLEVDGGIKVDNIAEVYAAGADTFVAGSAIFGQKDYADVIAKMRAEIAKVA from the coding sequence ATGACAGTTAATCACGATATTCGTATTGCACCTAGTATTCTTTCTGCCGATTTTGCTCGCTTAGGGCAAGAAGTACAAGATGTTATTGCGGCAGGAGCAGATTGGATTCACTTTGATGTGATGGATAATCATTATGTTCCTAATCTCACTATTGGCCCTATGGTCTGTCAAGCAATACGCCCCTACACCCAAGCACCGATTGATGTCCATCTAATGGTAGAACCTGTTGATAGCCTAATTCCCATGTTTGCAAAAGCAGGTGCTAATATCATTACATTTCACCCAGAAGCCTCAAAACATATTGATCGTAGCCTTGCCCTTATTCGTGATCATGGTTGTCAAGCAGGACTTGTTTTTAACCCTGCCACCTCTTTACATTATTTAGACTATGTCATGGATAAAATCGATATTATTTTATTAATGTCTGTTAATCCCGGATTTGGTGGACAATCCTTTATTCCTGCGACATTAGATAAAATCCGAGCCACTCGCCAACGTATCCAAGACCATCAAGCAAAAGGGGGACAACCCATTCGCCTTGAAGTAGATGGAGGAATTAAAGTGGATAATATTGCCGAGGTTTATGCCGCTGGTGCAGATACCTTTGTGGCTGGCTCTGCTATTTTTGGTCAAAAAGATTATGCAGATGTTATTGCAAAAATGCGTGCTGAAATTGCTAAGGTTGCTTAA
- a CDS encoding phosphoglycolate phosphatase: MNTLSSRYRAVLFDLDGTLVDSIPDLASATNAMLNDLGMATLPLAQLSQFVGKGSDMLIKRALANKLIPDEPEETLFSRARQLFKKHYHHDNGTQSQLYPYVVEGLHTLQKAGLLLAVVTNKPEEFTHPLLDKMGITHFFDCIVSGDTCSRKKPFPDPLFYACKKLNISPQEALFIGDSINDAQAAQAAQMDVLLLPYGYNEGISVQTLKVNAIVEDIRFVAEWISAQNN, encoded by the coding sequence ATGAATACCTTATCCTCACGCTATCGTGCGGTTTTATTTGATTTAGATGGTACGCTAGTTGATAGTATCCCCGATTTAGCGAGTGCAACCAATGCAATGCTCAACGACCTTGGTATGGCGACACTCCCTTTAGCACAACTAAGCCAGTTTGTTGGTAAAGGGTCGGATATGCTTATAAAGCGAGCATTAGCCAATAAACTCATACCTGATGAGCCTGAAGAAACCCTATTTTCTCGTGCTAGACAACTCTTTAAAAAACATTACCATCACGATAATGGCACACAAAGTCAGCTTTATCCTTATGTGGTAGAAGGTCTTCATACATTACAAAAAGCAGGACTTCTCCTCGCTGTTGTCACCAATAAACCAGAAGAGTTTACTCACCCTCTACTTGATAAAATGGGCATTACCCATTTCTTTGATTGTATTGTTAGTGGCGATACTTGTTCTCGCAAAAAACCCTTTCCCGATCCTCTATTTTATGCGTGTAAAAAACTAAATATATCCCCTCAAGAAGCCTTATTTATCGGCGATTCTATTAATGATGCCCAAGCTGCACAAGCCGCACAAATGGATGTTTTACTCCTTCCTTATGGTTACAATGAGGGAATTTCTGTGCAAACTTTAAAAGTTAATGCTATAGTAGAGGACATACGTTTTGTTGCAGAATGGATTTCTGCACAAAATAACTAG
- the trpE gene encoding anthranilate synthase component I has product MTEIEFNALAAQGYNRIPLIKETYADLDTTLGIYLKLAHSGKESGKMSCLLESVVGGERFGRYSFIGLPAKTVIKSQGQHTEVLHQGKVVETHEGDPLAFIQAYQKRFKVALRPGIPRFAGGLAGYFAYDTVRHIETKLGPTVKPFPEGLDNVPDILLMQVDEMVIVDNVIGRTYLIVYADPTQEEAYSQAQKRLLELRILLRKPVEIPYSLPSLVTEEIRSFKKKDFIAAVEKAKEHIAAGDLMQVQIGQVIAKPFRDSPLSLYRSLRSLNPSPYMYYWNFGDFHVVGASPEILVRQEQFIDEHQATQSKITIRPLAGTRKRGDSPAEDIALAQELKNDPKEIAEHLMLIDLARNDIGRVAKVGSVKVTDQMTIERYSHVMHLVSNVEGTLNNNMDAIDVLRATFPAGTLTGAPKVKAMEIIDELEPVRRGIYGGAAGYLSYNGAMDIAIAIRTGLIKDGMLYVQAAAGIVADSDPEKEWLETEHKARAVLRAAEQVQYGLDQPI; this is encoded by the coding sequence ATGACTGAAATTGAATTTAATGCATTAGCAGCTCAAGGCTACAACCGCATTCCCTTAATTAAAGAGACCTATGCTGACCTAGATACTACCTTGGGTATTTATTTAAAACTCGCCCATTCTGGAAAAGAGTCAGGCAAAATGAGTTGCTTACTAGAGTCTGTTGTAGGTGGTGAACGGTTTGGACGCTACTCTTTTATTGGCTTACCCGCCAAAACAGTGATTAAATCACAAGGACAACATACTGAGGTATTACATCAAGGTAAAGTTGTTGAAACCCATGAGGGCGATCCATTAGCCTTTATTCAAGCCTACCAAAAACGATTTAAAGTGGCTCTTCGCCCCGGTATTCCTCGCTTTGCAGGTGGTCTAGCAGGATATTTTGCTTACGATACTGTTCGCCATATTGAGACCAAACTAGGGCCAACCGTTAAACCTTTCCCCGAAGGATTGGATAACGTTCCTGATATTCTACTGATGCAAGTAGATGAAATGGTTATTGTGGATAATGTGATTGGTCGTACTTATCTTATTGTCTACGCCGATCCTACACAGGAAGAGGCTTACTCACAAGCACAAAAACGCTTACTTGAACTACGTATCCTTTTGCGTAAACCCGTAGAAATTCCTTATAGCTTACCAAGTCTTGTTACCGAAGAAATTCGTAGCTTTAAGAAAAAAGATTTTATTGCTGCTGTTGAAAAAGCCAAAGAACATATTGCTGCTGGCGATTTAATGCAAGTACAAATCGGACAAGTAATTGCAAAACCTTTCCGTGATTCCCCTCTCTCACTCTACCGCTCTCTTCGTAGCCTTAATCCTTCTCCTTATATGTATTACTGGAATTTTGGGGATTTCCATGTGGTAGGGGCATCACCTGAAATTCTTGTTCGTCAAGAACAGTTTATTGATGAACATCAGGCAACACAATCTAAGATTACTATTCGTCCATTAGCAGGTACTCGTAAACGTGGCGATAGCCCAGCAGAAGATATAGCACTTGCTCAAGAACTTAAAAATGATCCTAAAGAGATTGCTGAACACTTAATGTTAATTGATTTAGCACGTAATGATATTGGACGAGTTGCAAAAGTAGGCTCTGTTAAAGTAACGGATCAAATGACCATTGAACGCTATTCTCACGTGATGCACCTTGTTTCTAATGTAGAAGGCACACTCAATAACAATATGGATGCTATTGATGTATTACGGGCTACTTTCCCAGCAGGTACGCTAACAGGCGCACCCAAAGTGAAAGCGATGGAAATTATTGATGAACTTGAGCCTGTTCGCCGTGGTATCTATGGTGGTGCAGCAGGGTATCTCAGCTATAACGGGGCAATGGATATTGCCATTGCTATTCGTACAGGATTAATTAAAGATGGTATGCTTTATGTCCAAGCTGCCGCTGGTATTGTTGCCGATTCTGATCCTGAAAAAGAATGGTTAGAAACCGAACATAAAGCGCGTGCCGTATTACGTGCCGCCGAACAAGTGCAATATGGTTTAGATCAACCTATCTAA
- a CDS encoding anthranilate synthase component II — MLLMLDNYDSFTYNLVQYFGELGQEVKVLRNDQTTIEEIEALNPDYICISPGPCDPKQAGISMDVIRHFAGKKPILGVCLGHQAIGEVFGGNIVRAKTIMHGKASKITHTNTDIFSQIPSPYSIIRYHSLAIDRDTLPDCLRITAETEDGEIMGIAHKTLPIYGVQFHPESILSEHGHQLLQNFLNVEV; from the coding sequence ATGTTATTAATGCTAGATAATTACGACTCATTCACCTATAACCTTGTTCAATATTTTGGTGAATTAGGGCAAGAGGTTAAGGTACTTCGCAACGATCAAACGACTATAGAAGAAATTGAAGCTCTTAATCCTGATTATATTTGTATTTCTCCCGGGCCATGCGACCCTAAACAAGCGGGGATTTCAATGGATGTGATTCGTCACTTTGCAGGCAAAAAACCCATCCTAGGCGTTTGTTTAGGTCATCAAGCCATAGGTGAAGTTTTTGGTGGCAATATTGTTCGTGCTAAAACGATTATGCATGGCAAAGCTAGCAAAATTACGCATACCAATACCGATATTTTTAGCCAGATTCCCTCTCCTTATTCAATTATTCGTTACCATTCACTCGCTATTGATCGTGACACCCTACCCGATTGTCTTCGTATTACTGCCGAAACAGAAGATGGCGAAATCATGGGAATTGCTCATAAAACCCTTCCTATCTATGGCGTACAATTTCACCCTGAGTCTATCCTCAGCGAGCATGGACATCAACTTCTCCAAAATTTCTTAAACGTAGAGGTTTAG